TACCGCCACTCGATGGTGGCCTTTTCGTCCTGCCAATCCCAGGGCTCGGCGACGACAATGTCGTCTTGCTCGATCCAGGTACGGTATTTCATGCGACCCGGGATGCGGCCGAGTCGCTCCTCGCCGTCCTCACAGCGGAGGCGAACGTGGTTGCCCCCGAGGTGTTCGGTTACGACGGCGAATACTTCATCGCTGTTGGGCATACGGAGATTCCGTCGCCCGGAGTCTTCTGACACAGGCTAACTACGTACGGCAGACGGTTAAATACTTGGAGAGGCGTGGTAGCAAACCCCGTGACAGTGTCTGTCTATTTACCAGTCAATTGTCGTGGGGAAACGAACGGATTCCGGCTCTCGAGCGATCCCGGTCAGCGTCGCGACTATCTAGAACAGCGAGAGAGTCCCCCGGCGTTTACCGCGGGGTGGATGTCATAGTTCGCGGTCCGAATCCGGATTCTCGAGTTCCCACAATAGTTCCGGTAAGAAGGCTTCGAGGTTGTCGATAACGCTCCGATCGCTGACGTTCAGTCCCTCGCAGTGCTCGTGGGCCGAGTCCCGAATATCGACGTGGAGGTCACCATCCTCGAGCCAGACGCCCAATGGGAAGACCGAACACCGGGTGGGTTTCCAGTCTTCCTCGAGATGCAGCGAACAGAGGCCGTCCTCTCGGAGGAACGCACAGGCGGAGCCGTCCTCAGCGACGTGGTCCTCGCGGTCTTTCCCCTCGCGGGTGACGAACTTCTCGCCGCGGAACTCCGTCGTCGTGTCGGAGAGATTCGCCCGCTGGGCTAACTCGAGGAGGTCCCGGTCGTAGAGGAGCACGCCGTGGTGGCAACACCACGTGCAGTCGTCGACGCACTCGAAGGTGAGATCGAGATCGAATTCGACGACGACCTCGCAATCGGGATAGACTTCGACGCGTCGCCGTTGGTCAGCGCTCACGAGTTTGGAAAAGTGGGTCGTCCCCAAGTGCCTTTCTACCCGTTTGCGTGGGAACTCGTCTACGAGCTATCGAGAGCGCAGTCATCCCGAAAGCCCCTTTCAGTCCCATCCAGCGGTGGATCGGTCGGCGTGCTGTGACGCGTCCAAATCCGGTGCTATGCGCGATCCGTCTCTTTCTCGAGGGGCAGGTTTTCCCGCTCGCTCGAGTCGACGACCGTGTTTCGGAGCGTGCCGACGCCCTCGTAGGTGATCTCGACGGTGTCGCCGGGGTCGACGAAGCCGGGGTTGGCGGGGCTGCCGAAGGAGACCACGTCGCCGGGGCGGAAGGTAAAGCGGTGGGAGAGATACGAGATGATCTCGTAGGGGTCAAACAGCATCAGTTCGGTGTTCGCTTCCTGGCGGCGCTCGCCCGCGACGTCGGTGTGCATGTCGATTTCCGTCGGATCGACGGCGGTCTCGATCCACGGACCGAGCGGGCCGGAGGCGTCGAACGCCTTGCGGGCCGTTCGACCGCCCTGATCGAGCGCGTCCATATCGTTCAGAATCGTGTAGCCGCGGACGACCTCAGGAACCTCGTCTTCGGAGAGGTTCCGGCAGGGCTCGTCGATGACGGCCGCGAGCTCGCCGGCGTAGGTCACCTCGTCGCTGAATTCGGGATAGGGAACCGGATCTCCCTGACCGACGAGCGACGCTGGCGGCTTGATGAAGAAGTCGGGTTCGTCGGGGCGCTCGTATTCCATTTGGTCGAGCGTCGCCGCGAAGTTGCGCCCGACGCAGTACAGCGCCGAGGGCTCGCACGGTGGCAAGAAGTCATCGTCCGTGCTGACCTCGTAGACGCCGTCGTCCGTGTGTACGACGCCGTCCTCGTACCGTCCCGTGACCGGGCCGTCGTCCGTCGCGATCCGCGCGAGTTTCATTATCGGCGGTCTCGATTCCGGGAGATTAGTGGTACCGGTTTGCTGTCGTCTCGGCTTCGGTCCGAACGGAGCCCTCGAGCACGCGGTTGTCCCCCAGCAACGCCAGCAACGGACCTGGCCCGGTCCCTGCACCCACGCACCACGCACATGTCGGTCCAACGTATACCCCGCTGCTCGGCTAATGCCCGTCCATGTGCGCCAACCTGACGGTCGATGACGAAGGGAAGCGAGTCGTCAACACGAACGGGAAGGAAATCGGCGTCGTCCAGGACGTCGACGCGGGCGTCGCGTACGTCGAACCCGGCTCGGAGATGACGGACTCGATCAAATCGCGGCTCCGTCGGGAACGAGACATCGCTGACGGAATGGAGAACTACCAAGTCGACGAAGACTATATCGACGAGATCACCGCAGACGAGATCCGACTACAGCGGCTCTAAGCAAACTACGGTGGCGGTAGAGCCGGACGACGAGGCCTTTAGTGGACTCCGTGCGGCCATGCGGTCTCGAGGCAGATGCAGGGGTAATCTCTACCCGGCTACTCGGCGGAACGGAAACCGTATGTGTGCCAACTTTACGGACGACGACGAGGGGAAACGAGTCGTCAACGCGAACGGAGAGGAGATCGGAATCGTTCAAATGTTAGCCAGGGAACTGCCCACCTCGATCTCAGCCCTGGCATAACCGATACGATCAAATCGAAGCTCGGCTGGGGTGAGGAGGACGCAGAGACCTACCCACTCGACGTGGATCGCGTCGAATCGATTACCGACGACGAAATTCGGATTCAGCAGCTCTGAACGCGCCCATATATCGTTTTTTGAGGATGCGAAACGAGTTCGCGTCGCCGAACGGAGCCACCCAGCCCTATTACCGAAGCACACTCTCGAGGTTCCGCGAGCGGATGTTTGCCCACGCCTCGTCCGGGAGATCGAATCGGTCGAACATCGTCAGCTGTGGCGGTTCCTGACCGGGGGCGAGGAAGTCCGTCCCCCAGATCAGTTGCTCGTGATGGGCTTCGAGGAACTCCTGAGCGGACGCCGGGTCTCGAGTCAGCGCGTTCCAGCCCGAGCCGGCCGAGAGGTCGCCGTAGACGTTGTCGTATT
This genomic stretch from Natrinema sp. SYSU A 869 harbors:
- a CDS encoding translation initiation factor eIF-1A gives rise to the protein MPNSDEVFAVVTEHLGGNHVRLRCEDGEERLGRIPGRMKYRTWIEQDDIVVAEPWDWQDEKATIEWRYTGQDADQLRREGHID
- a CDS encoding YkgJ family cysteine cluster protein, with translation MSADQRRRVEVYPDCEVVVEFDLDLTFECVDDCTWCCHHGVLLYDRDLLELAQRANLSDTTTEFRGEKFVTREGKDREDHVAEDGSACAFLREDGLCSLHLEEDWKPTRCSVFPLGVWLEDGDLHVDIRDSAHEHCEGLNVSDRSVIDNLEAFLPELLWELENPDSDREL
- a CDS encoding fumarylacetoacetate hydrolase family protein; this encodes MKLARIATDDGPVTGRYEDGVVHTDDGVYEVSTDDDFLPPCEPSALYCVGRNFAATLDQMEYERPDEPDFFIKPPASLVGQGDPVPYPEFSDEVTYAGELAAVIDEPCRNLSEDEVPEVVRGYTILNDMDALDQGGRTARKAFDASGPLGPWIETAVDPTEIDMHTDVAGERRQEANTELMLFDPYEIISYLSHRFTFRPGDVVSFGSPANPGFVDPGDTVEITYEGVGTLRNTVVDSSERENLPLEKETDRA